The DNA segment attaattataaatttaatcaaaatgtatacatgacaattttttttctttttatataatgTTCGATAAATTCCCTTTGATTAGTTTACTTTTATTAGGGCAGGTTAGTTTACAACGACTTCTTTATACACTCTACGACTGTATCTagtgcaaaaaaaataaattaatgttaaatgcCAATGACTTGACCAACTTAGTCGTCCAATTCATTATCAGACTTTTACTATACATACACAAGAGGATGcaaattttcattaaaatatgaataagtgttCTTTTTTATCCATGATAATTTGTTTGaaggataaaataattttttataattcaaaaatttttaaccgCCGATTCTTAATCAGTCAAGTATTTATTCTAAATGTCTCTCATAAATTGTAATTTGATGATGTGTTAGCGACtgtttaaactaataaaaaagataacttagattaattatttaaatgatTGAGGATTAATTTGTGGAGagccattttattttttagataaattatcaAGGATCGAAAAgaacatttatttttaaattttaaaatattttatttaatgtaactggaaaaaaaattttacttccttaactatttttaaaacaCTTGTAtgttaactaaattattttaaaaaaatatatataaaattagtaaaCAATCTTATTTTCAAAGAATAGAAGTTAGAGTAAATATACTTACACTACTACTACTATTTGATCATTACTAAAtgtacatttttcttttataatataaacgacaaatttttttatcaattaacaGTAATATTAAAGTGAAAAATATacacataaatataaaaaactaaaaaaagtaGTATATATAAGATTTGTCgaaaaataaatagatgaaTAAAATATTGGAAAAAGAGAGTGCGAGTTCTTCTAGTTTTGAGTGTGTTATAATACATCAGTaccataaatttattatatattactaattttataattaaaatataccaCATATAATTTTATCGTtacaattaaaatcaaattttttttttaaaattaaagagtttttttctctttctcttttttttatttctctcattttttcatctattctatttttttatgtatcactatcaataactaattataaatttgaatacTAAAATACACAATATGATATTTTCTAattgcaattaaaattaaaattaaaatataattatatcatattactaatttaacaaCTAAAATGTGTTACATAATAACACTCTCATTAAAATTGAGAAGAGATATTTTTTTCCAGATCAATAAATTCTCTTTCTACATCCTCTTATTTATCTCTCTTCCCTTCTCTATTGTTGGGTCACCGTAGAGAGTTTTCGACGAAATGGAGAGACTTCGGGGAGaaatcaagtgagagaacataagatgagaagacaccagATCCAACTCAAAAACCTTAAGGTAGTAAGTTAATAGATCtcacatcttataaactcctcactcttccttgctttcttcAAGCTCCTCCACCACATATGAGTATTCGCCCATCACATTGCCACAAAAAACCGCGGGACATGCCGTCCGGGCAACCTTTTCCGGAAAGACTTTCGATGCTTCACCTTGAATACCCCTTAAAACCACCAGACCAATTAATcattggctctgataccacttgttgggccATCATGAAAAAAAAACTCCTACATAATCTGCTTTCAAGAAAATCtggaaaaaaatttcttttctaaattgaacttgattcaacccccttctcaaGTTCTAGCattaccatcaattggtatcaagagCCAAGTCTCAAAAAGTCAAGTTTCACAACTTGAAGCAAAGATCTACGGAATATAGACTTATTGGTAACTAAACTAGATGCTTCCGAAAAAATTAGCTAAAAGTTCTTATACTCAAATTAGCGGAGCTAGCTCGTAGGCGATAAAAAATTGTGAATTTAGCTAATTAGACTTTGAGATATCTGTTTACTAAAGTAAGATaaacatattatatatttatatagtgCGTATTAGTTTTAGAATTGTGTGATGACTGATGAGACATACTCCATGAATATATGTCCATCCTAATTAAGACAAAAAAATCACATTATGTTTGCACATACACGTGCTAATATTTCTGTATCGTTATTAATTAAACCACAGAAAAGACTTTTTATTATAATACAATATATTTCAGTCAATACATATTCTGTATATCAGGGAACGTTCCATGCATGCACTCCCACCAATCTTGGCTCCACCACCACCTCATATAGaatagtaataaataaataaataatccatCTGTTCTTAATTCTTATCGAGGCACAAGACACTATATATACCCCCTAAATAATTCATAATCTCACCACCGAAATCACACCCTCATCTCACTTCTCAACAAAACTCCTCTCTTTCGAACTCAAAGGCAAATAAAACATTCTCACCACATTGGCCTTCAACAATGAATTCAAATTCATCAACATTATTTATTTCTTCACTTTTTGAGCAAAATATCGCAATTGAGGAGTCAAAAGGTCACATCCTCTTATTATTTCCAAAGCAATATTCTCACTTGCCCATGTCACTAATAATCACTGCCCTTTTCTTTACGTGCATTATTGTCACCAAATTTCTTCGCACATTATCACTTCATGCAAACACCACAAAACAAAACTTCAAGAACCTTCCACCGGGACCTTCCTTTCTTACCATGATGCAAAACCTTGTTGAGTTTTGCAATAAGCCACAACAAACACTAGCCAAGCTCGCTAAGCTTCATGCCCCAGACATAATGCTTCTAAAACTTATTCAATCATCAACTACCATAATCATATCTTCTCCAAACATTGCCAAAGAAGTGCTACAAACCAATGATCTGTTGTTCTCAGATCGAACAGTTCCAACTATTGTAACCGCTCTCGATCACCACAATTATAGCTTGCCCTTCTTACCGGTTTGTCCACTTTGGAAAGATCtaagaaaaatatgcaatgaaCAATTGTTCTCCACCAAGGTCCTCGACATGAGTCAAGGCCTTAGGCGCAAGAAGCTTCTAGATCTTCTTAACGATATGCAAAAATACGGCCTAACCGGAGAAGCTGTTGATGTTGGGAGAGCGGCTTTTAGGGCATGCATAAATTTTTTGTCCTATACTTTTGTGTCTGAGGATTTTGTTGAATCTGTGGAGAATGATAAAGATGAGTACAAAGATATTGTTTCTACTCTCTTGAAACTATCAGGAACAGCAAATGTGGTTGATGTTTTTCCGGTGTTGAAGGTGTTTGATCCACAAGGACTTCAAAGGAACACTGCTAATTACATTACCATGTTTTTTCATAGACTAGACAAGTTGATTGATAAACGGTTGAAGCTAAGAGAAGAGGGGGATAATTACGTCACAAACAATGACATGCTGGACACGCTTCTTGATATTTCTCATCAGGATAGTGAGAAGATGGAtagagaaaa comes from the Arachis duranensis cultivar V14167 chromosome 7, aradu.V14167.gnm2.J7QH, whole genome shotgun sequence genome and includes:
- the LOC107459624 gene encoding geraniol 8-hydroxylase → MNSNSSTLFISSLFEQNIAIEESKGHILLLFPKQYSHLPMSLIITALFFTCIIVTKFLRTLSLHANTTKQNFKNLPPGPSFLTMMQNLVEFCNKPQQTLAKLAKLHAPDIMLLKLIQSSTTIIISSPNIAKEVLQTNDLLFSDRTVPTIVTALDHHNYSLPFLPVCPLWKDLRKICNEQLFSTKVLDMSQGLRRKKLLDLLNDMQKYGLTGEAVDVGRAAFRACINFLSYTFVSEDFVESVENDKDEYKDIVSTLLKLSGTANVVDVFPVLKVFDPQGLQRNTANYITMFFHRLDKLIDKRLKLREEGDNYVTNNDMLDTLLDISHQDSEKMDREKIKHFLLDLLVAGTDTTAYGLERAMTELLHNPKAMSKAKQELEQIIGKGNPIEESDVAKLPYLQAIIKETLRLHPPAPLLLPRKAKVDVEISGYTIPKGARVLINAWAIGRNPNIWEDANLFLPERFLGSNIDVKGRDFQLTPFGSGRRICPGSPLAIRMMHVMLGSLVNSFDWKLENNIKHEDMDMDQPLRAIPVALNI